A window from Falco naumanni isolate bFalNau1 chromosome 3, bFalNau1.pat, whole genome shotgun sequence encodes these proteins:
- the EXOSC4 gene encoding exosome complex component RRP41, with product MPGKMAAPELLSDEGYRADGRRPAELRKVRARMGVFAQADGSAYIEQGNTKALAVVYGPHEMRGSRSKALPDRAVVNCQYSMATFSTGERRRRPHGDRQAGELALHLKQTFEAAILTSLFPRSQIDIYVQVLQADGGNYCACVNAATLAVMDAGIPMRDYVCASTAGLAEDTPLADLSSPEEAAGGPQLVLALLPASGKIALLQLSARLHQERLEAALEAAEEACRALHTVMDQVVRERLREVTALMGD from the exons ATGCCGGGCAAGATGGCGGCGCCCGAGCTGCTGTCGGACGAGGGGTACCGGGCGGACGGGCGCCGTCCCGCCGAACTCCGTAAGGTCCGCGCCCGCATGGGCGTCTTCGCGCAGGCCGACGGCTCGGCCTACATCGAGCAGGGCAACACCAAGGCGCTGGCCGTTGTCTACGGCCCACACGAG ATGCGCGGCTCCCGCAGCAAGGCTCTGCCCGACCGGGCGGTGGTGAACTGCCAGTACAGCATGGCCACCTTCAGCAccggcgagcggcggcggcggccccaCGGTGACCGGCAGGCAGGCGAGCTGGCCCTCCACCTCAAGCAGACCTTCGAGGCCGCCATCCTCACCAGCCTCTTCCCCCGCTCGCAAATTGATATCTATGTCCAG GTCCTGCAGGCTGATGGTGGAAACTACTGTGCCTGCGTGAATGCGGCCACGCTGGCAGTGATGGACGCCGGCATCCCCATGCGGGACTATGTCTGTGCCAGCACGGCCGGCCTGGCCGAGGACACCCCCCTGGCCGACCTCAGCTCCCCcgaggaggcagcaggggggCCGCAGCTGGTGCTGGCGCTGCTACCGGCCTCGGGGAAGATcgccctgctgcagctcagtgcCCGCCTGCACCAGGAGCGGCTGGAGGCAGCCCTGGAGGCAGCCGAGGAGGCCTGTCGCGCTCTGCACACCGTCATGGACCAGGTGGTGCGGGAGCGGCTGCGGGAGGTCACCGCACTGATGGGGGActga
- the GPAA1 gene encoding glycosylphosphatidylinositol anchor attachment 1 protein isoform X1, with translation MGLLSDPHCRRALSRLILRLNTPLCTLSYLAGLGWFLALAFQPLAPRTYMSENAMGSTMVEEQFVFGERALSYGREFAGHKKKAGGMPVAWLEKTMWNLGLEVHRQPFSRTLPFPDETRERYMVKGTNVYGILRAPRAASTESLVLSVPCSEGPHNNQAVGLMLALASYFRGQIYWAKDIIFLVNEHDLLGMEAWLEAYHDVNVTEMRSSGTLGRAGAIQAAISLELSSDVVTSFDVAVEGLNGQLPNLDLLNLFHAFCQKNGLLCTIQGKLPRSDWDSLPAYAHSLQTLLLMVLAQASGWPRGDHGLFLRYRIEAITLRGINSFRQYKYDMTTVGKTLEGMFRKLNNLLERLHQSYFFYLLPSLSRFVSIGVYMPAFGFLILVLVLKALDLWMKLSKCETGSAERLWDGDHAAGEEARPGLLALVPPVLICHAAGLALYFLPVLGQRVATQHFPVSESEAVVLTVIAIYVAGMALPHNTHRVLAGGGSDRGWMTLKLLALLYLAVQLGCLALLNFSLGFLLAATMVPAAAAVQPTGPKVLLAALLVLATPAVTLLLGIFLQRELVEAPAAVAEGWQLFLAAVAEGLLQHHLYGSLLFPFLALCAYPCWLLFWNVLFWK, from the exons atgggGCTGCTGTCGGACCCCCACTGCCGGCGGGCGCTCTCCCGCCTCATCCTGCGCCTCAACACCCCGCTCTG cactcTGAGCtacctggctgggctgggctggttcCTGGCCTTGGCCTTCCAGCCTCTCGCCCCCCGCACCTACATGTCGGAGAACGCCATGGGCTCCACCATGgtggaggagcagtttgttttcGGTGAGCGGGCCCTCTCCTATGGCCGGGAGTTTGCCGGGCACAAGAAGAAAGCGGG gggCATGCCGGTGGCCTGGCTGGAGAAAACCATGTGGAacctggggctggaggtgcaccGGCAACCCTTCTCCCGCACGCTGCCTTTCCCCGATGAGACCCGTGAGCGATAC ATGGTGAAGGGCACTAATGTGTACGGCATCCTGCGGGCGCCGCGTGCCGCCAGCACCGAGTCACTGGTGCTGAGCGtgccctgcagtgaggggccccACAACAACCAGGCCGTGGGGCTGATGCTGGCCCTCGCCTCCTACTTCCGAG GCCAGATCTACTGGGCGAAGGACATCATCTTCCTCGTGAACGAGCATGACCTGCTGGGCATGGAGGCCTGGCTGGAGGCCTACCATGATGTCAACGTCACTG AGATGCGGTCCTCGGGGACGCTGGGCCGGGCAGGGGCCATCCAGGCGGCCATTTCACTGGAGCTGAGCAGCGACGTGGTGACCAGTTTTGATGTGGCAGTGGAGGGGCTGAACGGGCAGCTGCCCAACCTGGATCTGCTCAATCTCTTCCATGCCTTctgccagaagaatgggctgcTCTGCACCATCCAGGGCAAG CTGCCACGCTCGGACTGGGACTCGCTGCCTGCTTATGCCCACAGCCTGCAGACGCTGCTGCTGATGGTGCTAGCCCAGGCGTCGGGGTGGCCCCGTGGTGACCACGGCCTCTTCCTCCGCTACCGCATCGAAGCCATCACCCTCCGTGGCATCAATAGCTTCCGACAGTACAAGTACGACATGACCACCGTGGGCAA GACACTGGAGGGGATGTTTCGGAAGCTCAACAATCTGCTGGAGCGGCTGCACCAGTCCTACTTCTTCtacctcctgccctccctgtccCGCTTCGTCTCCATTGGTGTCTACATGCCAGCCTTCGGCTTCCTCATCCTTGTCCTCGTCCTCAAG GCCCTGGACCTCTGGATGAAGCTGAGCAAGTGTGAGACGGGCAGCGCTGAGCGCCTCTGGGATGGCGACCACGCGGCTGGGGAG GAGGCCCGGCCCGGCCTTCTGGCGCTGGTGCCACCGGTGCTCATCTGCCATGCCGCCGGCCTCGCTCTCTACTTCTTGCCGGTGCTGGGGCAGCGTGTAGCCACCCAGCACTTCCCCGTCTCTGAGTCGGAGGCCGTGGTGCTCACCGTCATCGCCATCTACGTGGCTGGCATGGCCCTGCCCCACAACACCCacag ggtgctggcaggtgGTGGCAGTGACCGGGGCTGGATGACGCTgaagctgctggcactgctgtaCCTGGCCgtgcagctgggctgcctcGCCCTGCTCAACTTCTCCCTCGGCTTCCTCCTGGCCGCCACCATGGtgcccgccgctgccgccgtCCAGCCCACTGGCCCCAA ggtgctgctggcagcgctGCTGGTGCTGGCCACGCCGGCCGTGACGCTGCTGCTGGGCATCTTCCTGCAGCGGGAGCTGGTGGAGGCGCCGGCGGCGGTGGCAGAGGGCTGGCAGCTCTTCCTGGCGGCCGTGGCCGaggggctgctccagcaccacCTCTACGGCtccctgctcttccccttcctcgCCCTCTGCGCCTAcccctgctggctgctcttctGGAACGTTCTCTTCTGGAAGTGA
- the GPAA1 gene encoding glycosylphosphatidylinositol anchor attachment 1 protein isoform X2, producing the protein MPVAWLEKTMWNLGLEVHRQPFSRTLPFPDETRERYMVKGTNVYGILRAPRAASTESLVLSVPCSEGPHNNQAVGLMLALASYFRGQIYWAKDIIFLVNEHDLLGMEAWLEAYHDVNVTEMRSSGTLGRAGAIQAAISLELSSDVVTSFDVAVEGLNGQLPNLDLLNLFHAFCQKNGLLCTIQGKLPRSDWDSLPAYAHSLQTLLLMVLAQASGWPRGDHGLFLRYRIEAITLRGINSFRQYKYDMTTVGKTLEGMFRKLNNLLERLHQSYFFYLLPSLSRFVSIGVYMPAFGFLILVLVLKALDLWMKLSKCETGSAERLWDGDHAAGEEARPGLLALVPPVLICHAAGLALYFLPVLGQRVATQHFPVSESEAVVLTVIAIYVAGMALPHNTHRVLAGGGSDRGWMTLKLLALLYLAVQLGCLALLNFSLGFLLAATMVPAAAAVQPTGPKVLLAALLVLATPAVTLLLGIFLQRELVEAPAAVAEGWQLFLAAVAEGLLQHHLYGSLLFPFLALCAYPCWLLFWNVLFWK; encoded by the exons ATGCCGGTGGCCTGGCTGGAGAAAACCATGTGGAacctggggctggaggtgcaccGGCAACCCTTCTCCCGCACGCTGCCTTTCCCCGATGAGACCCGTGAGCGATAC ATGGTGAAGGGCACTAATGTGTACGGCATCCTGCGGGCGCCGCGTGCCGCCAGCACCGAGTCACTGGTGCTGAGCGtgccctgcagtgaggggccccACAACAACCAGGCCGTGGGGCTGATGCTGGCCCTCGCCTCCTACTTCCGAG GCCAGATCTACTGGGCGAAGGACATCATCTTCCTCGTGAACGAGCATGACCTGCTGGGCATGGAGGCCTGGCTGGAGGCCTACCATGATGTCAACGTCACTG AGATGCGGTCCTCGGGGACGCTGGGCCGGGCAGGGGCCATCCAGGCGGCCATTTCACTGGAGCTGAGCAGCGACGTGGTGACCAGTTTTGATGTGGCAGTGGAGGGGCTGAACGGGCAGCTGCCCAACCTGGATCTGCTCAATCTCTTCCATGCCTTctgccagaagaatgggctgcTCTGCACCATCCAGGGCAAG CTGCCACGCTCGGACTGGGACTCGCTGCCTGCTTATGCCCACAGCCTGCAGACGCTGCTGCTGATGGTGCTAGCCCAGGCGTCGGGGTGGCCCCGTGGTGACCACGGCCTCTTCCTCCGCTACCGCATCGAAGCCATCACCCTCCGTGGCATCAATAGCTTCCGACAGTACAAGTACGACATGACCACCGTGGGCAA GACACTGGAGGGGATGTTTCGGAAGCTCAACAATCTGCTGGAGCGGCTGCACCAGTCCTACTTCTTCtacctcctgccctccctgtccCGCTTCGTCTCCATTGGTGTCTACATGCCAGCCTTCGGCTTCCTCATCCTTGTCCTCGTCCTCAAG GCCCTGGACCTCTGGATGAAGCTGAGCAAGTGTGAGACGGGCAGCGCTGAGCGCCTCTGGGATGGCGACCACGCGGCTGGGGAG GAGGCCCGGCCCGGCCTTCTGGCGCTGGTGCCACCGGTGCTCATCTGCCATGCCGCCGGCCTCGCTCTCTACTTCTTGCCGGTGCTGGGGCAGCGTGTAGCCACCCAGCACTTCCCCGTCTCTGAGTCGGAGGCCGTGGTGCTCACCGTCATCGCCATCTACGTGGCTGGCATGGCCCTGCCCCACAACACCCacag ggtgctggcaggtgGTGGCAGTGACCGGGGCTGGATGACGCTgaagctgctggcactgctgtaCCTGGCCgtgcagctgggctgcctcGCCCTGCTCAACTTCTCCCTCGGCTTCCTCCTGGCCGCCACCATGGtgcccgccgctgccgccgtCCAGCCCACTGGCCCCAA ggtgctgctggcagcgctGCTGGTGCTGGCCACGCCGGCCGTGACGCTGCTGCTGGGCATCTTCCTGCAGCGGGAGCTGGTGGAGGCGCCGGCGGCGGTGGCAGAGGGCTGGCAGCTCTTCCTGGCGGCCGTGGCCGaggggctgctccagcaccacCTCTACGGCtccctgctcttccccttcctcgCCCTCTGCGCCTAcccctgctggctgctcttctGGAACGTTCTCTTCTGGAAGTGA